CCAAGGTAACATCTACCAGTATATTGGACTCAAGTATGCAACTGATTATATTGAAGAACAGCTGGCTTCACCATGTTATGGTGAAGAGAATCTTACCACATCTATTCTCTCAGAAAAATTGAGATGTGGGAACATGGCAACAGTCTTACTATCACACAAGTGAACACTGCAGACAGCTGCTTATTCACATGGTTGTACATGCCATGATATTATGACAGGATGCTAAATGGCCATGCAATGCACTTCAGAGTCTTACACAGACACAAGATATCACAAACATACATTTTGAACATGAATGCTAGACCTCAATCTAGTCTTATCTGGTCAATCACAATGAACATCTGGATATTAACTGGCAAGCTGAAATACAACTCAGAATTATTAACAGTACCCATAATGGGTTAACCTTGACAGTTTCAGAAAAATCATTCACCATCAGGAAAGAACACCAAAGACAGAAAAACTGAATCTATGAATGCAAAAGCAGTATATACTACTGTTTTCTTGACATTACCAAGACAATTAGCAACACAAGTTAGTGATGCAATATCATTGCACCCCATCTAGAAATCTCACATATTCTAGCAGCACAGCATTATCCTACATGTAATTAGCTTCTTCAAAACAAATACATGTACCAGAATCCTATATGACTGTTGTGTACTCGGTAGCACAGTAATGTTGCTACACAGTGAATTCTACACCTCTTTGTGGAAATACCACTTTCTGTTAAGCAGCTGCTGGGATAGATTGGGGCCCATCCTCTGAATTCAGCTGCCTAACGTTTTTACCTCTTCCCATGAACAATTTCCAGCATAACAGGCAGAAAAAGGACCCCTTTCACAAATCCCCCTCACACCAGGAACATCGTGCAGTCACTTCCTGATTGACAGGGGAATGGGCCCCTGTCAATTGCAGCAGTTGCTTACCAGTTAGGGAGGTAAAGGGAACTTCCACAGTCCCTGCATAGTCCTTAAACGATGGGATGTGTAGGGATTGTGAATGTGTGCCAGTTGTAAATCTGTAATTGATGGTTATGGGTTCTCAATTACCCAAAAGGATTCTGGCCAGTCTCTTCTGTATAACAAGTTCAATAAAGTATTGTGCATTCAGGCCTTTAGAAAGGCACAATGGTTTTCTCCCAAGTTTCAGAGTTCACATTTTAAAACCTTTCTTGTCATGACAGAGCTTAGACTAATACAACTTTTCTTTGCAATGTTAGGGGGAAATCATCCTGTGTAGGAACAGGAAGCAATTGTAGTCACCACTATATGAAGAATCAAATTTCTTCAGATAATCAGAGAAAACGTGCTTGTTTGAGAGGCACAGTCATAGTAGCCATAGTAATTCCACACAAATTATGTGGAAATTATATGGTACAATTTCAGAGGATGAAAAGAAGGGACCACTAAGCAGGAAAGTGGGAAGGAGAAGGACACATTGTGTAAAGGAGAATGGCTTAAACTCGTACTTCTTTTCAGAAGATACACATGACAAGGTTTCACTTAATGCAAATTCTTCTGTACACACGAACACAATTCTTTGGTCCCAGTCTCTGCAGCTGCAGCATTGCTGATTTTTGGTTTCAACTGTAGATCATGAATACTTTGGGTTTCCCATCGTCCTTGATACTGTTGCTATCCATTTCTATTAGGATGTCCTTGTCATCCCTAATTATTGGAGCCTCGTCAGTATTCTGAAGAGTTTGTGGTAGGTTTCTCAAGCTGAAGTCCATGTCTTTAAAAGCATGGAGTAAAAACACTCCTAAAATAATGGTGAGGAATCCACATATGGTCCCAATAATGTCCACCGCAGACATGGTGACCCATTCCTTAAAGAGGATGACTGATGTGGTGATTACTATGGTGGTAAACAGCACATAGTAGATGGGGAAAACCATGGAGGTGTTGAAAATGTCAAGAGCCTTATTGAGGTAGTTGATCTGTGTGGTAATAGAGGCCACTAATGTAAAGACAAGAATCCAGGTCAGGGGGTGGTAAAGAACAGGCTGGTGAGCAAAAAACTCCTTGATGGCAATGCCAAGTCCTTTGACTGAAGACACAGAGAAAGCCCCAATCACAGAGCAGATGATGAGGTACACAAGAATATTGGTCTGTCCATAGCGTGGAgctaggaagaaaataaaaactaGGCAAATCACCAAGAGAAGGCCAGCATAAACTAGGAAACCTGGAAgacataaaaacaagaggaagtgagagtTAAATCACACTGGAATCTTAGGGATGGAGTACTTGCTTGGCactaatacactttatttatattcagctctatctccctgaggggactcgaaGTGGatcacaacatacacagatagaccAACGTTCAATGTCTTTTAACAgaatggaataacaatgacatacaaatacacagaacaaaggcaaaggcttcccctttcatctccagctttctGGAGGCGGTTCTCAACTCTGGCAATGGGGAGGTGCTTTtgttccattttcaagctgaagaGCCTGTTGTCCGAAGACAGCTCCTGGTTGTGTTGCcagaatggctggatggctgcctttattatcttcccaccaaagcagtactttattgatctactcacatttgcatgttttcaaactgctaggttggcaggagttagggcttacagcgggagctcaccccaacctatggctttgaactgccaacctttaggtcagcagattcaacagttcactgtttaacccattgcacccctAGTCCCACTAGagtactggttctcaacctgtgggttcccaggtgttttggcctacaactcccagaaatcctagccagtttaccagctgttaggatttttgggagttgaaggtcaaaacatctggggacccactggctgagaatcactgcactagaGACTTAACTTTTGTAGAAGTAATTTTTTGACAACCACTGGAGGTGCTCCAAGACATACTGAAGCCAGAGCCAATGCAAAATATGACATTCCCTCCATTCCTATACAAACATTGACTGGATTGGCAGCAGGGGTACAGTACAACTGGGGATATGGAGAAGATGAGACGGTTACCTCTCCCAAATAAGAAGCCTGCCTTTCCAAATGGTTTTCCCCCTCAGTCCCCACATTCAAACCTTCAGTTGAATATTCAGAATTATAGGATGAGAACCTGCACCATCAGTTAAAAGTACGATGACACAATTCAGTCATCATATTTATGTCTGCTAATGCCAAACACACAAACCTCCTGTTTCAGCCTGACAGCACCCCAGCCCAAGAGGTCCTGGAGAACTCCAGATTAGGGTGCTGGGAAAATACATCTGCAGTGCTCTCCGGGTCACATCTAAAAGGCAGTTGGAGATACTTTTTGGGATCCTACTGCAACAGTTTGTCTCAATGTATTCTGTGACTGTGAGAGTGTTGCAGACATCATTTAATAGTGCTATCACTGGCAGCTCCTCAGAAATGCATCATTTGGGACACTTGTCCTTATCCATTACCATACACAGTCTGAAGTACCCATCCCGCTATGCCCAGGCTTCACAGCTATAATTAGACCATCATCCCATTTGTATTCCAGACAAATAATAGTTTGTACAACACGATGTCACTTTTAAACAACCAAAGTTGCTTTGCCATTGATTACCTGGCTCTTTCAGTTTAGAAGCTATTTCATCTAGAGTGGAGACTTCTTCTTCCTCTGGAGCATGGATCACCAGCACTGTACTACCCACAATGCTCAGCATGCAGCCTAATTTGCCCAGCAGGTTGAGACGCTCTCCAAGTAGATAGGAAGACAAAATGGCACTGTGTGTGAAAGGAAAATAAACCAAGAAAAGATATTTGAGATAATGCACTTAGGAAAAAAATAACTTGGACCAGAATGTCAAGGCTTGTCTGATTAAGTTTAGATTTACAAAAGATATTTCAAAGACAAAAGTGGTATTTATATATTCTGTATCTGATCCTGGTTCTTCTTGGAGAAAAGCAGCCTGGCCCCATCTATACAGCCCAcataaagtgggataaaaatggaTTAGCCTGATGCATCCAGATGATGTTTCAGGTCAATCCATTTCAACCTGGAATTATCCAGGTTTAAAAGATATCTGAAATTATTGAAAAATCTGGACATGGACGCAGTTTCTCCTAGGATCTCCACTCAGGTTCCAAGCAGGCAGCCCCCACAGCTACCCCTcctccccaggctcaggcagccTGAGAACCCTTTtgcacagccgtataacccagactatcaagacaAGTAGTCcaaaatatcagctttgaactggattatctgagtcctcacggcatataaatgtcgcaaatctatataaataaaatgtaatgttcatttgtgggattaacagaact
This genomic interval from Anolis sagrei isolate rAnoSag1 chromosome 2, rAnoSag1.mat, whole genome shotgun sequence contains the following:
- the LOC132769004 gene encoding magnesium transporter NIPA2, which encodes MEPLWVNRSCAHGSVFTLTCLSRQVVCQVIENSSSTSSSSKNLSLHTDQTVQIEDKYGFYIGLALAILSSFLIGSSIILKKKGLCRLVEKGGTRAGDGGHGYLRDWLWWAGLLTMGGGEAANFAAYAFAPATIVTPLGALSVLISAILSSYLLGERLNLLGKLGCMLSIVGSTVLVIHAPEEEEVSTLDEIASKLKEPGFLVYAGLLLVICLVFIFFLAPRYGQTNILVYLIICSVIGAFSVSSVKGLGIAIKEFFAHQPVLYHPLTWILVFTLVASITTQINYLNKALDIFNTSMVFPIYYVLFTTIVITTSVILFKEWVTMSAVDIIGTICGFLTIILGVFLLHAFKDMDFSLRNLPQTLQNTDEAPIIRDDKDILIEMDSNSIKDDGKPKVFMIYS